A portion of the Acidihalobacter yilgarnensis genome contains these proteins:
- a CDS encoding TrkH family potassium uptake protein yields the protein MQPRVIQRILGLLLLVFSFTLLPPAGVGLIYGDVAIRPFIEAFLITAATGFALWWPVRRERRDLRLRDGFLVAVSFWLVLGLFGAIPLALASAPHLSITDAVFESMSGLTTTGATVIVGLDELPKSILFYRQELQWLGGMGIIVLAVAVLPMLGVGGMQLYRAETPGPIKDAKLTPRIAETAKALWYIYLGLTVSCAVAYWLAGMDVFDAIAQSFSTVSIGGFSTHDASLGYFRSPEIEGVAIVFMLLAGANFGLHFVALRRMSLRPYWQDAEFRTYFGILAALAAITIGYLYIMGHYTHFGTDFRQGLFQAVSIGTTTGFTTAAYHHWPGFLPALLIFASFIGGCAGSAGGGIKVVRFLLLFKQGVRELMRLVHPSGQFAVKIGRRPVDDRVIDAVWGFFAAYVATFSVFMLLLMATGLDQVTAFSAVAACMNNLGPGLGAVGDNYAQLNPYAKWVLSMAMLFGRLEIFTPLVLFTPGFWRR from the coding sequence CACGGGGTTCGCGTTGTGGTGGCCGGTACGTCGCGAGCGGCGCGACCTGCGGCTGCGCGACGGATTCCTGGTGGCCGTATCCTTCTGGCTGGTGCTGGGTCTGTTCGGTGCGATACCGCTGGCGCTCGCGTCGGCGCCGCACTTGTCGATTACCGATGCGGTGTTCGAGTCCATGTCTGGCCTGACGACGACCGGCGCAACCGTGATCGTCGGTCTGGACGAGCTACCCAAGTCCATTCTGTTCTACCGTCAGGAGCTACAGTGGCTGGGTGGCATGGGTATCATCGTGCTGGCGGTCGCAGTTCTGCCGATGCTCGGAGTCGGCGGCATGCAGCTCTATCGCGCCGAAACCCCCGGGCCGATCAAGGACGCCAAGCTGACCCCGCGCATCGCCGAAACGGCCAAGGCGTTGTGGTACATCTATCTGGGCTTAACCGTGTCCTGCGCCGTGGCTTACTGGCTTGCCGGCATGGACGTGTTCGATGCCATTGCGCAGAGTTTTTCGACGGTATCGATCGGCGGGTTTTCAACCCATGACGCGAGTCTCGGCTATTTCCGTAGCCCGGAGATCGAGGGCGTTGCCATCGTCTTCATGCTCCTGGCTGGCGCCAATTTCGGTTTGCACTTCGTGGCCCTACGGCGCATGAGCCTGCGCCCCTACTGGCAGGACGCCGAGTTTCGGACCTATTTCGGTATTCTCGCCGCGTTGGCCGCGATCACCATCGGCTATCTGTACATCATGGGTCACTACACGCATTTTGGCACCGATTTTCGGCAGGGCCTGTTTCAGGCAGTCTCCATCGGCACGACGACGGGATTCACCACGGCCGCCTATCACCATTGGCCGGGTTTTCTACCCGCCCTGCTCATATTTGCAAGCTTCATCGGCGGTTGCGCCGGATCGGCAGGCGGCGGAATCAAGGTGGTGCGTTTCCTGCTGCTGTTCAAGCAGGGCGTACGAGAGCTCATGCGCTTGGTGCATCCCAGTGGCCAGTTCGCGGTGAAGATCGGCCGCCGCCCGGTCGATGACCGAGTGATCGATGCGGTCTGGGGTTTCTTCGCGGCCTATGTCGCAACCTTCAGTGTCTTCATGTTGTTGCTGATGGCCACAGGCCTCGATCAGGTCACGGCCTTCTCCGCCGTGGCCGCCTGCATGAACAACCTGGGGCCAGGATTGGGCGCGGTCGGCGACAACTATGCGCAGCTCAACCCATATGCGAAGTGGGTGTTGAGCATGGCCATGTTGTTCGGTCGCCTCGAAATATTCACGCCGCTGGTATTGTTTACACCGGGTTTCTGGCGGCGCTGA
- a CDS encoding methyltransferase domain-containing protein has product MSAEPDWEARYTGRDPREAVASQVLRDHMHLLPKRGCALDLACGLGANALLLARNGLETVAWDRASTPIAALRRVAIAEGLRLVAEVRDVVAQPPIPAGFDVIVVSRFLDRGLAPALIVALRPGGLLFYQTFGPALVDPTRGPRHRDFRLAEGELLRLFASLRLRVYREEGGAGDTRDGLRDEVYGIFQR; this is encoded by the coding sequence GTGTCCGCCGAACCTGACTGGGAGGCACGCTATACTGGACGCGATCCGCGTGAGGCGGTCGCGTCCCAAGTGTTGCGCGACCATATGCATCTGTTGCCGAAGCGGGGCTGCGCGCTGGACCTGGCCTGTGGCCTGGGCGCGAATGCATTATTGTTGGCACGGAACGGGCTTGAAACCGTGGCTTGGGACCGCGCGTCGACGCCCATCGCGGCGCTGAGGCGGGTGGCGATCGCCGAGGGTCTGCGGCTAGTGGCCGAGGTACGCGATGTGGTTGCGCAGCCGCCGATACCGGCGGGTTTCGACGTCATCGTGGTCAGCCGATTTCTGGACCGTGGGCTCGCGCCGGCATTGATCGTGGCTCTACGTCCTGGCGGTTTGTTGTTCTACCAGACCTTCGGCCCGGCGCTGGTCGACCCCACGCGTGGCCCGCGCCACCGCGACTTCCGGCTCGCAGAGGGAGAACTGCTACGTCTATTTGCATCCTTGCGGTTGCGGGTTTATCGCGAGGAGGGTGGGGCCGGAGACACCCGTGACGGTCTGCGCGACGAGGTCTACGGCATTTTCCAACGGTAG
- a CDS encoding tetratricopeptide repeat protein, with protein MDMIERFEAMLAAGQDNALLRFTLGGAYLKAGRSSEAVTHLRAAVTQDAQYSAAWKFLGRALADCGETIAAAAAFDHGIEVAEARGDKQAAKEMMVFKRRLTRTGAGGNTKV; from the coding sequence ATGGACATGATTGAACGCTTTGAGGCGATGCTCGCTGCGGGGCAGGATAATGCGCTGCTGCGCTTTACGTTGGGTGGCGCTTATCTCAAGGCTGGTCGCTCGTCCGAAGCGGTGACGCATTTGCGCGCGGCGGTAACGCAGGATGCGCAGTACTCGGCAGCCTGGAAGTTCCTTGGGCGCGCGCTGGCGGATTGCGGCGAGACGATAGCGGCGGCCGCCGCCTTCGATCATGGCATTGAGGTGGCCGAGGCGCGCGGCGATAAGCAGGCTGCGAAGGAAATGATGGTGTTCAAGCGGCGCTTGACGCGTACCGGTGCGGGTGGGAATACGAAGGTCTGA
- a CDS encoding molybdate ABC transporter substrate-binding protein, whose product MLRNMLFLSAIALLPAVALAANTDAKPAKKDAAGLHHDYRTFEGGDKVVYGRIGDSYKASLVMYLAGNQFMVMDDLIKDFQKRNPDIKSVYVETIPPGQILKSQILRQGRINKQKTAKNPDLYASVNLNHLRTLASRGLMKEYMIYTHNKLEIMVAKGNPKHIKGVEDLARDDVVLSLPNPITEGIAKFYVMPMLKQNGLYQKLTADFSCKHCWAVPKKTWFTARHHRETPYRIEHGKADAGIVWATEVVYAQSEGRPVEGVALPPKDNMADKVAYAIGDLTTGRNPANAKRFLEYLSTDAAQAIYEKHGFIRATPKELELKAL is encoded by the coding sequence ATGCTGCGCAACATGCTGTTTCTTTCCGCCATCGCCCTACTGCCAGCGGTAGCACTGGCGGCTAACACCGACGCCAAGCCCGCCAAGAAAGACGCCGCCGGGCTTCACCACGACTACCGTACCTTCGAAGGCGGCGACAAGGTTGTCTACGGGCGTATTGGCGATTCCTACAAGGCCAGCCTCGTCATGTACTTGGCCGGCAACCAGTTCATGGTGATGGACGATTTGATCAAGGACTTCCAGAAACGCAATCCCGACATCAAATCGGTCTACGTCGAAACCATACCACCCGGCCAGATCCTCAAGAGCCAGATCCTGCGACAAGGCCGCATCAACAAGCAGAAGACTGCCAAGAATCCTGATCTTTACGCCAGCGTCAATCTCAACCACCTGCGCACGCTGGCCAGCAGGGGGCTGATGAAGGAATACATGATCTACACCCACAACAAGCTGGAAATCATGGTCGCCAAGGGCAACCCCAAGCACATCAAGGGCGTGGAGGATCTCGCGCGCGACGACGTCGTGCTCTCGCTGCCCAACCCGATCACCGAGGGCATCGCCAAGTTCTACGTCATGCCCATGCTCAAACAGAACGGTCTGTACCAGAAGCTCACCGCCGATTTCAGCTGCAAGCACTGCTGGGCAGTGCCCAAAAAAACCTGGTTCACCGCACGTCATCATCGCGAGACGCCCTACCGTATCGAACACGGCAAGGCAGACGCCGGTATCGTCTGGGCCACCGAAGTCGTCTACGCGCAGTCCGAAGGCCGACCGGTCGAGGGCGTAGCCCTGCCACCCAAGGACAACATGGCCGACAAAGTCGCTTATGCCATCGGCGACCTGACTACCGGCCGCAATCCAGCGAATGCCAAGCGCTTCCTGGAATATCTGAGCACCGATGCAGCGCAAGCGATCTACGAGAAGCATGGGTTCATTCGTGCCACGCCCAAAGAGCTTGAACTCAAGGCGCTTTAA
- a CDS encoding LpxL/LpxP family acyltransferase yields MRTVLIRLLLGVFARLPLRVNQALGGALGTLSWLVSPKLRRNTLNNLARCFPEQDAAWHRRIGRRSLIETTRSLTEAPWLWRQSAETLRTLLIPGEQAALLEAAGSHGEAIIATPHLGSWEFAGLCLATLRPTTALYRPPRIKALDGFIRASRSRTGSRLVPTTPTGLRALRQALDVGEVVGMLPDQTPKGSGGVFAPFFGQPAYTMRLLTQLARRTRAPVILAFCERLPRGAGFRVHCVAASQTIYDNDPLTAASELNRCVELLIRRCPTQYLWSYRRFARQPPPDTTTQA; encoded by the coding sequence GTGCGTACTGTCCTCATTCGCCTCCTCTTGGGTGTATTCGCCCGACTGCCCCTGCGCGTCAACCAAGCGCTCGGCGGCGCGCTGGGGACACTCAGCTGGCTTGTTTCCCCCAAGCTGCGCCGAAACACCCTGAACAATCTCGCGCGTTGCTTTCCGGAGCAGGATGCGGCTTGGCATCGCCGCATCGGGCGGCGCAGCCTGATCGAAACGACCCGCTCGCTCACCGAGGCACCCTGGCTTTGGCGACAAAGCGCCGAAACCCTGCGCACGTTGCTGATACCCGGCGAACAGGCCGCGTTGCTAGAGGCTGCCGGCTCCCATGGCGAGGCCATTATCGCGACACCACATCTGGGCAGTTGGGAATTCGCCGGGCTGTGTCTGGCCACGCTGCGCCCCACCACCGCGCTGTATCGGCCACCGCGGATCAAGGCCCTCGACGGATTCATCCGTGCCTCGCGCAGCCGTACAGGCTCCCGTCTCGTACCGACCACGCCGACGGGTTTGCGCGCGCTGCGACAAGCGCTCGATGTCGGCGAAGTGGTCGGCATGCTGCCAGACCAAACGCCCAAAGGCAGCGGTGGTGTCTTCGCGCCGTTTTTCGGACAACCCGCCTACACCATGCGCCTACTGACCCAACTGGCCAGGCGCACACGTGCTCCTGTCATCCTGGCCTTCTGCGAACGCCTGCCCAGAGGAGCCGGTTTTCGCGTGCACTGCGTCGCGGCCTCGCAGACGATTTATGACAACGACCCGTTAACCGCCGCCAGCGAACTCAATCGCTGCGTAGAATTGCTGATCCGCCGCTGCCCGACACAGTACCTGTGGAGCTATCGCCGCTTCGCTCGCCAGCCACCGCCAGACACCACAACGCAAGCCTAA
- a CDS encoding tRNA 2-thiocytidine biosynthesis TtcA family protein, translated as MNTQQPIPAPPPKTLARLAGRAIADFRMIREGDRILLGLSGGKDSLSLLMLLLHFRRRAPIRFELGAITVDPQSPDFDPSPMIPYLAALGVPYHYERERIIELADAHMDNDSFCSFCARMKRGVMYSTARREGYNVIALAQHLDDLAESFLMSAFHGGQLRTMKAHYRIDAGDLRVIRPLVYARERQTRAFAETARLPVIPENCPACFAMPTQREHMKQLLARQEAEQPRLFRNLLSTLRPLMSAGLPDDA; from the coding sequence ATGAACACACAACAACCGATTCCGGCTCCCCCTCCGAAAACGCTCGCCCGCCTGGCGGGCCGGGCCATCGCCGATTTCCGCATGATCCGCGAGGGAGATCGCATATTACTAGGACTCTCCGGTGGCAAGGATTCGCTCAGTCTGCTGATGCTGCTTCTGCACTTCCGGCGGCGCGCGCCCATCCGCTTCGAGCTCGGCGCCATCACCGTAGACCCGCAATCCCCGGATTTCGATCCAAGTCCGATGATCCCGTATCTCGCCGCACTCGGCGTGCCCTATCACTACGAGCGTGAACGCATCATCGAACTGGCCGACGCGCATATGGACAACGACTCGTTCTGCTCGTTCTGCGCGCGCATGAAGCGCGGCGTGATGTACAGCACCGCACGCCGCGAAGGCTACAATGTCATCGCCTTGGCCCAACACCTGGACGATCTCGCCGAAAGCTTCCTGATGTCCGCTTTTCACGGCGGCCAGCTGCGCACAATGAAAGCGCATTACCGCATCGATGCCGGCGATCTGAGGGTCATACGCCCACTGGTCTATGCCCGCGAACGCCAGACTCGCGCCTTTGCAGAAACTGCTCGGCTACCCGTGATTCCGGAAAACTGTCCAGCCTGCTTCGCCATGCCCACCCAGCGCGAACACATGAAGCAACTGCTGGCACGACAGGAGGCGGAACAGCCGCGACTGTTCCGCAATCTACTCTCTACCCTGAGGCCATTGATGTCCGCAGGGCTGCCAGACGACGCTTGA
- the pip gene encoding prolyl aminopeptidase yields the protein MNRLPLFPSILPYRTHALAMDERHTLYVEECGRPDGLPVVFLHGGPGSGCEPWHRRFFDPAIYRIVLFDQRGSGRSTPHAELRDNTTMHLIEDIERIREYLEIDRWVVFGGSWGATLGLAYAEAHPSRVRGAILRGIFLCRQEDIDWFYQFGAGRLFPDYWEDFLAPIPPAERGNMVAAYQRRLVGDDEVARMAAARAWSVWEGRTATLYQSPAVEEHFSDPYVALALARIENHYFVHHGFLDSGQLLKEADRLADIPGVIVHGRYDVICPLDQAWALQRAWPDARLEVVPDAGHSAAEPGIIDALVRATNAWGAELA from the coding sequence ATGAATCGCCTACCCCTGTTTCCCAGTATTTTGCCCTACCGGACCCATGCCCTGGCGATGGATGAGCGGCATACCCTGTACGTCGAGGAGTGTGGGCGCCCGGACGGTTTGCCGGTGGTGTTTCTGCACGGAGGCCCTGGTTCCGGCTGCGAGCCCTGGCATCGACGTTTTTTCGATCCGGCGATCTATCGCATCGTGCTCTTCGATCAACGTGGTAGCGGTCGTTCGACCCCGCATGCCGAATTGCGTGACAACACCACGATGCATTTGATTGAAGACATCGAGCGCATCCGCGAATATCTGGAGATCGACCGTTGGGTGGTGTTCGGCGGGTCCTGGGGCGCGACGCTGGGACTGGCATATGCCGAGGCGCATCCCTCGCGCGTGCGAGGTGCAATTCTGCGAGGTATCTTTCTGTGTCGGCAAGAAGATATCGATTGGTTCTATCAGTTCGGGGCCGGGCGTCTTTTTCCAGATTACTGGGAGGACTTCCTTGCGCCGATCCCGCCTGCGGAGCGCGGCAATATGGTCGCCGCGTACCAGCGACGTCTCGTAGGTGATGATGAGGTGGCGCGGATGGCCGCGGCGCGTGCCTGGTCAGTCTGGGAGGGGCGTACGGCGACCTTGTATCAGAGCCCTGCGGTGGAGGAGCACTTTTCCGATCCCTACGTCGCGCTCGCACTCGCGCGGATCGAGAATCACTATTTCGTGCATCACGGTTTTCTGGATTCTGGGCAGCTGCTGAAAGAGGCGGATCGTCTGGCCGACATCCCGGGCGTGATCGTGCATGGTCGTTACGACGTGATCTGCCCACTGGACCAAGCTTGGGCGCTACAGCGTGCCTGGCCGGATGCGCGGCTTGAGGTCGTGCCCGATGCGGGCCATTCCGCGGCAGAGCCGGGGATCATCGATGCACTGGTACGCGCAACGAACGCTTGGGGAGCCGAGTTGGCATGA
- the dtd gene encoding D-aminoacyl-tRNA deacylase, with amino-acid sequence MIGLLQRVSQASVRVDGAVIGEIGWGLLVLVGVERGDGLPQADRLLERLLGYRVFPDASGRMNLGLGAVGGGLLLVPQFTLVADTDKGLRPSFAPAAEPVLARTCFDYLLACAQDSHAVVASGRFGAEMSVALVNEGPVTFRVRVAPGG; translated from the coding sequence ATGATCGGTCTGTTGCAGCGCGTCAGCCAGGCCAGCGTGCGTGTCGATGGCGCGGTGATCGGAGAAATCGGTTGGGGTTTGCTGGTGCTTGTGGGCGTCGAGCGCGGTGATGGGTTGCCGCAGGCGGATCGCCTGCTGGAGCGGCTACTCGGTTATCGCGTGTTCCCCGATGCCAGCGGCAGAATGAATCTGGGTCTCGGAGCGGTAGGCGGCGGATTGCTGTTGGTGCCGCAGTTTACCTTGGTGGCCGATACCGATAAGGGGCTGCGCCCGAGTTTTGCGCCGGCCGCGGAGCCTGTGTTGGCGCGCACGTGTTTCGATTACCTGCTGGCTTGCGCGCAGGACAGCCATGCGGTTGTGGCGTCCGGCCGCTTCGGTGCGGAGATGTCGGTGGCCCTGGTGAATGAAGGGCCAGTGACTTTTCGAGTTCGAGTGGCGCCTGGGGGGTGA
- the fnr gene encoding fumarate/nitrate reduction transcriptional regulator Fnr produces the protein MDTSTYINIHNLSRACNECQLQDLCLPLGLSRGDIERLDQIVNRRKPLQRGASLFRQGDRFQALYAVRSGSIKSYATTNSGEEQINAFHLPGEILGLDAIGSGIHPESSVAMETTSICELPFDRLHTLAHEVDGLQRQLLRIMSRELNSDEQFMRLLANRSAEERLASFLLNLASRFELRGYSGQAFNLSMSRSDIGNYLGLAVETVSRLFTRFQQEGLIEVDRKAITLVDRSRMSGLCNLSATASAGEPRHG, from the coding sequence GTGGACACGTCGACTTACATCAACATCCACAATCTGTCCCGCGCCTGCAACGAATGCCAGCTACAGGATTTATGTCTGCCGCTCGGCCTTTCCCGCGGCGACATCGAGCGTCTCGACCAGATCGTCAACCGCCGCAAACCCCTGCAGCGCGGTGCGAGCCTGTTCCGCCAGGGTGATCGATTCCAGGCGCTGTATGCCGTGCGCTCCGGCTCGATCAAGAGCTACGCCACCACGAACAGTGGCGAGGAGCAGATCAACGCCTTCCACCTCCCCGGCGAAATCCTCGGGCTCGATGCCATCGGCAGCGGCATCCACCCCGAATCCTCGGTCGCCATGGAAACCACCAGCATCTGCGAACTACCGTTCGACCGCCTGCACACCCTCGCCCATGAAGTCGACGGCCTGCAACGACAATTGCTGCGCATCATGAGCCGCGAACTCAATTCCGACGAGCAGTTCATGCGCCTGCTCGCCAACCGCAGCGCCGAGGAACGGCTCGCCAGCTTCCTGCTCAACCTGGCTTCACGTTTCGAACTGCGCGGTTATTCCGGCCAGGCCTTCAATCTGAGCATGTCGCGCAGCGACATCGGAAACTATCTGGGCCTGGCGGTGGAAACCGTCAGCCGTCTGTTCACCCGCTTCCAGCAGGAAGGCCTCATCGAAGTAGACCGCAAGGCCATCACCCTCGTCGATCGCAGCCGCATGAGCGGGCTGTGCAACCTCAGTGCGACCGCTTCCGCTGGCGAGCCGCGCCACGGTTAG
- the hisB gene encoding imidazoleglycerol-phosphate dehydratase HisB has product MERRIAEVQRETLETRISVRIDLDGSGETRLETGVPFFDHMLDQVGRHGLIDLDVHAQGDLNIDAHHTIEDVGITLGQAFARALGDKRGIRRYGHAYVPLDEALSRVVVDCSGRPGLTHEVDYRRAAIGDFDVDLIHEFLQGFVNHAAITLQVDNLRGRNAHHIAETVFKALGRALRMAVEPDPRAAGTLPSTKGAL; this is encoded by the coding sequence ATGGAACGACGCATAGCAGAGGTTCAGCGCGAGACCCTGGAGACCAGGATCAGCGTCCGCATCGACCTGGACGGTTCGGGTGAAACCCGTCTGGAAACAGGGGTGCCCTTCTTCGATCACATGCTTGACCAGGTTGGCCGACATGGTCTGATCGATCTCGACGTACATGCGCAGGGCGACCTCAATATCGATGCACATCATACGATCGAGGATGTCGGCATTACGCTGGGACAGGCCTTTGCACGCGCGCTCGGCGACAAGCGCGGTATCCGCCGCTACGGACATGCCTATGTTCCCCTGGACGAAGCGCTATCCCGAGTCGTCGTCGACTGTTCAGGCAGACCGGGCCTGACTCATGAGGTCGATTATCGCCGGGCCGCCATCGGTGACTTCGATGTGGATTTGATCCACGAATTTCTTCAAGGTTTCGTCAACCATGCGGCGATCACGCTGCAGGTCGACAACCTGCGCGGTCGCAACGCGCACCACATCGCCGAGACCGTGTTCAAGGCCCTTGGACGAGCCTTGCGCATGGCCGTGGAGCCCGATCCCCGCGCCGCCGGCACACTGCCTTCGACCAAGGGCGCGCTCTAA
- the hisH gene encoding imidazole glycerol phosphate synthase subunit HisH — MAVLAIIDYGMGNLRSVSNALLRVAPAGDRVVLTSSPEVVRAADRVVFPGQGAARDCMREIVGHGLVDAVLDAAASRPFLGICMGMQVLLAHSEENGGIDCLGVYPGTVRYFGRSPRDPLSGERLKVPHMGWNQLQQSRPHPLWSGILDLSRFYFVHSYYVAPAETGLVAATASYGVDFCAALARDNVFAIQCHPEKSAEAGLQLLHNFARWNGKPA; from the coding sequence ATGGCCGTCCTGGCAATTATCGATTACGGCATGGGCAACCTGCGCTCGGTTTCCAATGCATTACTGCGCGTGGCGCCGGCAGGAGACCGCGTGGTTCTCACGTCGTCACCGGAGGTTGTCCGCGCCGCCGATCGGGTGGTCTTCCCCGGCCAAGGCGCGGCGCGCGATTGCATGCGTGAAATCGTGGGACATGGCTTGGTGGACGCGGTGCTCGATGCGGCTGCAAGTCGGCCGTTTCTGGGCATTTGCATGGGTATGCAGGTACTGCTCGCACACAGCGAGGAAAACGGAGGAATCGACTGCCTCGGGGTCTATCCCGGTACGGTGCGTTACTTCGGACGCTCGCCGCGCGATCCGCTGAGCGGCGAACGTTTGAAGGTTCCGCACATGGGCTGGAACCAACTGCAGCAATCCCGCCCGCATCCGTTGTGGTCCGGCATCCTGGATTTGTCGCGGTTTTACTTCGTACACAGCTATTACGTAGCCCCGGCAGAGACTGGGCTGGTGGCTGCTACGGCCAGCTATGGCGTGGACTTTTGTGCTGCGCTGGCACGCGACAATGTCTTCGCCATCCAGTGCCACCCGGAGAAAAGTGCGGAGGCGGGTCTGCAGTTGCTGCACAATTTTGCGCGCTGGAACGGCAAGCCCGCTTAA
- the hisA gene encoding 1-(5-phosphoribosyl)-5-[(5-phosphoribosylamino)methylideneamino]imidazole-4-carboxamide isomerase has protein sequence MLLIPAIDLKDGQCVRLRQGRMDDATVFSEDPLAVAERWVAAGARRLHLVDLDGAFAGSRRNAAIVEQIARAYPDIPVQVGGGVRDADTVQAYLDAGVAYVIIGTKAVSAPHFVNDLCLEFPQHIIVGLDAKDGRVAVDGWSKLSNHDVLDLAQHFEQDGVAAIVYTDINRDGMLSGVNVEATTRLAQSVHVPVIASGGVTNMADIEALCAVEDEGVTGVIIGRALYEGTLDFAEAQRRADTLNGAG, from the coding sequence ATGTTGTTGATACCGGCGATCGATCTCAAGGACGGCCAGTGCGTGCGTCTGCGACAGGGCCGCATGGACGATGCCACGGTTTTTTCCGAGGATCCACTGGCGGTTGCCGAGCGTTGGGTGGCCGCGGGCGCCCGACGCCTGCATCTGGTCGATCTGGATGGAGCCTTTGCCGGTAGTCGGCGCAACGCCGCCATCGTTGAGCAGATCGCCCGGGCCTATCCAGACATCCCGGTACAGGTCGGCGGTGGCGTGCGCGATGCGGACACGGTCCAGGCTTATCTGGACGCAGGTGTGGCCTACGTCATCATCGGTACCAAAGCGGTGAGCGCACCCCACTTCGTCAACGATCTGTGTCTGGAATTCCCGCAGCACATCATCGTCGGACTCGATGCCAAGGACGGTCGTGTGGCGGTGGATGGCTGGTCCAAACTCTCCAATCACGACGTGCTCGATCTGGCCCAGCACTTCGAGCAGGATGGCGTGGCGGCCATTGTCTACACGGACATCAACCGTGACGGCATGCTCAGCGGCGTCAATGTCGAAGCGACTACCCGCCTGGCGCAGTCGGTGCATGTGCCGGTAATCGCCTCCGGTGGCGTCACCAACATGGCCGACATCGAGGCCCTGTGCGCGGTCGAGGATGAAGGCGTCACAGGGGTGATTATCGGACGCGCCCTCTATGAGGGCACACTGGACTTTGCCGAGGCGCAGCGGCGTGCCGACACCCTCAACGGGGCGGGCTGA
- the hisF gene encoding imidazole glycerol phosphate synthase subunit HisF, which translates to MPLARRIIPCLDVDNGRVVKGVRFIDIRDAGDPVEIARRYGEQGADEITFLDITASSDERETMAHVVEAVAAEVFIPLTVGGGIRALEDIRRILNAGADKVAINSAAVARPEFVREAAERFGNQCIVVAIDAKRVSVPGEPLKWEIFTHGGRRATGIDAIAWAIRMAEYGAGELLVTSMDRDGTREGFDLELMRAVSEAVPVPLIASGGVGNLEHLAEGITQGRADAVLAASIFHFGEHTVGEAKAHLAAEGIEIRL; encoded by the coding sequence ATGCCATTGGCTAGGCGCATCATCCCTTGCCTCGACGTTGACAACGGGCGCGTGGTCAAGGGCGTGCGCTTCATCGATATCCGCGATGCCGGTGATCCAGTCGAGATCGCCCGGCGCTATGGCGAGCAGGGGGCTGACGAGATTACCTTTCTCGATATCACCGCCAGCAGCGACGAGCGCGAGACCATGGCGCACGTGGTCGAGGCGGTGGCCGCCGAGGTCTTTATCCCGCTGACCGTCGGCGGCGGTATCCGCGCGCTGGAGGACATTCGCCGCATCCTGAATGCCGGGGCAGACAAGGTGGCGATCAATTCGGCTGCGGTGGCGCGGCCAGAGTTTGTGCGTGAAGCCGCTGAGCGCTTCGGCAACCAGTGCATCGTGGTGGCGATCGATGCCAAACGCGTCAGCGTGCCGGGCGAACCGCTCAAGTGGGAGATATTCACCCACGGTGGACGCCGTGCGACCGGCATCGACGCGATTGCGTGGGCTATCCGCATGGCCGAATACGGTGCCGGCGAGCTGCTAGTGACCAGCATGGATCGCGACGGCACTCGCGAGGGCTTTGATCTGGAATTGATGCGGGCGGTTAGCGAGGCGGTGCCGGTGCCACTGATTGCCTCCGGCGGGGTAGGCAATCTCGAGCATCTGGCCGAGGGCATTACCCAGGGCCGTGCCGACGCGGTGTTGGCGGCGAGTATCTTCCACTTTGGAGAACATACGGTAGGGGAGGCCAAGGCGCATCTTGCCGCCGAAGGCATCGAGATTCGGTTGTGA
- the hisI gene encoding phosphoribosyl-AMP cyclohydrolase: MNTSVVSSSPWLGDIQWNSEGLVPVIAQDATSGRVLMFAWMNREALAQTAASGEAVYWSRSRRRLWRKGESSGHVQRVRELRLDCDGDVLLLQIEQLGGIACHTGRESCFYSVLREGQWVPVDPVLKDPEDIYG; this comes from the coding sequence ATGAATACATCAGTCGTGTCGTCGTCTCCGTGGTTGGGCGACATTCAGTGGAATAGCGAGGGCTTGGTGCCCGTCATTGCCCAGGATGCAACCAGCGGGCGGGTGCTGATGTTCGCGTGGATGAATCGAGAGGCGCTGGCGCAGACAGCGGCATCCGGCGAGGCCGTGTACTGGTCACGTTCGCGCCGCCGCCTGTGGCGCAAGGGCGAGTCTTCCGGGCACGTGCAGCGTGTGCGCGAGCTGCGCCTGGACTGCGACGGCGACGTGCTGTTGCTGCAGATCGAACAGCTCGGCGGCATTGCCTGCCATACAGGGCGCGAGAGTTGTTTCTACAGCGTCCTGCGTGAGGGCCAGTGGGTGCCGGTCGATCCGGTGCTCAAGGACCCGGAGGACATCTACGGATGA